From Cognatishimia activa, one genomic window encodes:
- a CDS encoding tripartite tricarboxylate transporter permease produces MGSFEAFASAVSQLVDPFSVVLLLGGVLLGTIIGVLPGLGAPIAITIALPFTLYMEPVPAFVLLLAIYSAATYGGSISAITLGIPGTGSAAATVEDGHKMFKSGRGGEALGLSLTASIIGGLFSTVALALLAPMLARIAVEFGPLEYLAISVFGIIVVVRVAEKSLVKGLVSACIGIWLTTWGIDNISGAERYIFNNYNLYEGLPFVAVLVGVFAVSELLMSSERTLPPVDFGAKSLKASLPTLGILKKFRATLARSSVLGTIIGILPGEGAAVGAFFSYAEAKRRSDTPEKFGTGIPEGVVAPEAANNATVGGALVPTLTLGIPGSPAAAVLLGAFLIQGLAPGPKLFSEAPDLMYAIFISLFVINIVMLFTGLLTIRAAARIITIPQQVIVPTVMLLCLIGVFSVKNDLFGVTVLICVGAFGYVLRKLKYAIAPFTIGFVLGPILERSFRQSYLLGDGTLIGFFESWIAVLIYGLLVLTVAGGPVLNFIRKQRGAASSRGQNNV; encoded by the coding sequence TGCATCGGCCGTAAGCCAATTGGTTGACCCGTTCAGCGTGGTTTTATTGCTGGGTGGTGTTCTATTGGGCACGATCATCGGAGTATTGCCCGGTCTTGGGGCACCGATCGCGATCACCATCGCATTGCCATTCACACTGTACATGGAGCCAGTGCCAGCCTTTGTGCTGCTCTTGGCGATCTATTCCGCCGCGACCTACGGCGGGTCAATCTCTGCGATTACGTTGGGAATACCCGGAACAGGATCGGCTGCGGCCACGGTGGAAGATGGACATAAGATGTTCAAGTCAGGCCGGGGCGGTGAAGCGCTTGGCCTTTCGTTGACGGCCTCGATCATTGGCGGATTGTTTTCAACAGTTGCATTGGCTCTCCTTGCACCCATGCTGGCGCGCATCGCGGTTGAGTTTGGACCGCTTGAGTATCTTGCGATCTCGGTCTTTGGCATCATCGTTGTTGTACGCGTTGCCGAAAAGAGCTTGGTCAAAGGCCTGGTCTCGGCCTGTATTGGGATTTGGCTGACAACCTGGGGCATCGACAATATCAGCGGTGCAGAGCGCTATATCTTCAACAACTACAATCTTTACGAAGGCCTGCCGTTTGTTGCGGTTCTGGTTGGGGTATTTGCGGTCTCCGAACTGCTAATGAGCTCAGAGCGCACGCTGCCGCCTGTCGACTTTGGTGCCAAAAGCTTGAAAGCGTCACTGCCTACTTTGGGCATCTTGAAAAAGTTCCGAGCGACCCTCGCGCGTTCCTCTGTCTTGGGGACTATTATCGGAATTCTGCCGGGCGAGGGTGCCGCGGTTGGTGCCTTCTTCAGCTATGCTGAGGCAAAGCGCCGGTCCGATACACCGGAGAAATTTGGAACAGGCATTCCCGAAGGTGTTGTGGCACCTGAGGCTGCAAACAATGCAACGGTTGGCGGGGCCTTGGTCCCAACGCTGACACTCGGGATCCCCGGAAGTCCGGCGGCGGCTGTTCTCTTGGGGGCCTTTTTGATCCAAGGACTCGCGCCTGGCCCCAAGCTGTTCTCCGAAGCGCCAGACCTGATGTATGCGATCTTCATCAGCCTGTTTGTCATCAACATCGTGATGCTGTTCACAGGGCTTCTGACGATCCGTGCCGCGGCCCGCATTATCACCATTCCACAACAAGTGATTGTCCCAACGGTGATGCTTCTCTGTCTGATTGGTGTCTTCAGTGTGAAAAACGATCTCTTCGGAGTGACTGTCCTAATCTGTGTCGGTGCCTTCGGCTATGTCTTGCGCAAGCTCAAATATGCGATCGCACCCTTCACGATAGGCTTTGTTCTTGGCCCGATTTTGGAGCGGTCCTTCCGCCAAAGTTATTTGCTAGGCGACGGCACTCTTATCGGTTTCTTTGAAAGCTGGATCGCAGTGTTGATTTACGGCCTCTTGGTGCTGACGGTCGCAGGTGGCCCGGTATTGAACTTCATTCGGAAACAGCGTGGCGCCGCTTCCAGTCGAGGTCAGAACAATGTTTGA
- a CDS encoding sulfatase gives MFDRTENAKRPNILWFCADQMRHDTIAALGNTEISTPNIDRLVRMGTAFENCYVQNQVCTPSRASFLTGRYPAAHQVYRNNNTFFPPDEKLVTKTLADAGYDCGLIGKLHLSTATRLEARNDDGYRVYEWCQNPGWERVEGSNAYWNWLREKGHVPEEIFPDKPPYLSTSVPTEIHQAEWIADRAISFIDEERSGPWLLSLNPFDPHPPFDPPEDLYQKYSEADLTPPLFKESDVAHQQKFRNVRNQMRDAVNPVLTEQERQQFAPKPGDPLGAKPPKRFDGMAVKAAYYAMIENLDKAFGKILDHLEHRGLLDNTVVIFTSDHGEMLGDHGLLYKGCRFFEGLVHVPLIMSGPGIEAGQRRKALVETIDIAPTLLEYAGIDQSHDMQGLSLSPVLGKGLDFHKETVVTDFNDSVATSEAKDDTQASMTFDGRYKLVVYHSHPGLGELFDLQDDPNEFTCRWDDPEYQGLKVELLQRHMDRMMGTICAGPERAPMPNIVRPG, from the coding sequence ATGTTTGATCGGACTGAAAACGCAAAACGGCCCAACATCCTCTGGTTCTGTGCTGATCAGATGCGTCACGACACGATTGCGGCGCTGGGGAATACAGAAATCTCTACCCCGAATATCGACCGACTAGTACGCATGGGGACTGCGTTCGAGAATTGCTATGTTCAAAATCAGGTTTGCACACCAAGCCGTGCTAGCTTTCTGACGGGGCGGTATCCCGCTGCGCATCAGGTTTACCGCAACAACAACACATTCTTTCCGCCAGACGAAAAGCTTGTGACCAAAACGCTTGCTGACGCAGGATACGATTGTGGTTTGATTGGCAAGTTACATCTGTCCACTGCCACACGGTTAGAGGCACGAAATGACGATGGGTATCGCGTTTACGAGTGGTGCCAAAACCCGGGGTGGGAACGTGTCGAGGGATCAAACGCCTATTGGAATTGGCTGCGCGAGAAAGGCCATGTTCCAGAAGAGATTTTCCCTGATAAACCACCCTATCTTTCGACAAGTGTGCCCACAGAAATTCATCAGGCGGAATGGATCGCTGATCGTGCCATTTCCTTCATAGATGAAGAGCGGTCGGGCCCATGGCTCTTGAGTTTGAACCCGTTTGATCCTCATCCGCCGTTTGATCCACCGGAAGACCTTTATCAGAAATACTCTGAAGCTGATCTAACGCCCCCGCTGTTCAAGGAAAGCGACGTCGCCCATCAGCAGAAGTTCCGCAATGTTCGGAACCAGATGCGAGATGCGGTCAATCCGGTCTTAACTGAGCAGGAACGACAGCAATTCGCACCCAAACCGGGTGATCCGCTGGGTGCAAAACCGCCCAAGCGGTTTGATGGGATGGCCGTGAAGGCCGCCTACTACGCGATGATCGAAAATCTGGACAAGGCGTTTGGCAAGATCCTCGATCATCTGGAGCATCGAGGCTTGCTCGACAACACAGTGGTCATATTCACCTCTGATCATGGTGAAATGCTTGGGGACCATGGGCTGCTGTACAAAGGCTGCCGGTTCTTTGAGGGCCTTGTGCATGTTCCGCTGATCATGAGCGGACCCGGTATTGAGGCGGGGCAACGCCGCAAAGCCTTGGTTGAAACCATTGATATTGCGCCGACGTTGTTGGAATACGCGGGAATTGACCAGAGCCATGACATGCAGGGCTTGTCGCTTTCACCTGTTTTGGGCAAGGGCTTGGACTTCCACAAAGAAACGGTTGTGACGGACTTCAACGACAGCGTCGCGACCAGCGAGGCGAAGGATGACACACAAGCGTCGATGACCTTTGATGGTCGCTACAAACTTGTCGTCTACCATTCTCATCCCGGACTCGGAGAGCTTTTTGATCTGCAAGACGATCCCAATGAATTCACCTGCCGCTGGGATGATCCTGAATATCAAGGCCTCAAAGTTGAATTGCT